The genome window GACTGATGCCAATTCCTGACTCCTCTACCATCTTGAGCACATtatcatcacagaatcacagaatcactaggttggaagagacctttaagatcatctagtccaacccatgccctaacaccagCTCAACTAAACCacggcactgagtgccacatccaatctttttttaaacacatccagggatggtgactccacctccctgggcagacgaTTTCAGTTCTTTATCATTCTTTcagtaaaaaactttttcctaacaTCCCACCTAagtttcccttggcacagcttaagaATGTGTCCTCTCGTTCTGTCGGTTGTTGCCTGGAAAAATAGACTACCCCCCACCTGACGACAACCACCTTTCAagtagttgtagagagtgataaagtcacctctgagtctcctttcctccagcctaaacaactccagctccctcagtgttTCCTCGCAGGGCTTGTGCTCCAAGCCCTTCAAGTCATGTGACTTCCTGCAGCCAAAGCCTAACAGCACATGGCAAGAGCCCTCCTTCCTCATTTGGCTCACTACAACCCTCCTCAGCCACTGCCGAGGCAGGTGGGTCCCGCACCTGGTGCTCCCAGGCACCACATGTgcgccagggccagcaggaggcagcagcaggcagggaaagcGCCTCAGTGACACTTCGACGAGTCACTCACTGTCCGTGTGAGGATTTCTTAGTTGCAGCACCGCTTTTTAGCTGCAGGTGGCCGCAGTGAGTCGTTTAAGTCATGGCACATATGCCCATTTCTTAGTTGCAGTACCACTTTTAGTCTGCAGGTGCCACTACTGAGTCACTAAATAGCATATATACGCAGTACCTCGTACTTATCACCAGGTGGCAGCAGCGATTTAAGTCCCAACCAAGATATCAGACTGTTTTGGAGTGACACACAAAACGCTTTTTGTTTGAATAGACAGAGCTATTTCTATTGCCTTCATAGAGATCatattttctcccattttcaaGCCCTTTCTTGTTTAAATTATATATACAAAaggtacatttttattttcaaacgCTGTATATGTGTATTAAGAATTATACTCTTAAGATCCCGCATATAAAAGGGTCGCATTTGGAAAtcaatttttataaaaattatatatatatatatatatatatatatatatgtataaaacaTAAGAAAAGTTACCATTTTAACTACCCTAACCATTACCCCTTACAACTGCACCTAACCCAGCAACTCAGTATCTCAGGAGCAGTTCAGAGGTAGCTCCCAGGAGCCAAAGCTAGCCAGAGCCATAACTCCTGGCAGCTTTCATCTTGCAACAATCCTCCAACGTTCACAATTTTAGGAGGCAGAATCCCACTTTTAGCCCCAGGAATGTGACTGTGAATGTTAgctcttttccataggaaggaaagccTCACAACCCACTGTCTCAGGGATAGTGGAGACACAGCCCCCAGGAGTCCAAGGCCAGCCAAAGCCTGGCAGATTTCATCTGGAAGGAATCCTCTGATATTCACAAGTTTAGGAGGCAGAATCCCATTTTTGGATTACAGTGCCTGACCACAAACTGATGACCCTTTTCCATATGAAGGAAAGCCTGGCAACCCAGTGTCTTGTGGGCAGTTGtgttccaacccaaaccactccatgacTCTATGATTGGGAGTGCTTCAAGAAGTCCTGCTGAATGAGTTCAGGGATAGGGGTGCCACTGCAGGCCAATAACTGCACCATCATCCCAGTGCCTGTGGCTGGGCATGGGTCAAATGGCCCTTTCTAGGTGTGGTGAGAACATCCTGAAAAGAAGTTGATCTTTCCTCCTGAATGTTTGCAGCAGAACACGGAAATGAAGTTGATGCTAACATAAATGCAGGTTTTATTTATCTGGGTCTGCAGCTGTCATGAGCTCCATccatttcctgctgctcagTCTTTTAGTCAGTGCCCAGTTCCCCACACTCTCCTCCctgacagtgcccagcaccATCCAGGATTCAGGGTCACCATCGAACACAGGACAGCCGGATGGCTCAATGTGCATGGCACAGGCATAGCCCTGTGAACAGCCTGCTTGGTCATAAACACCCAGGATGTGCATCTGGATCTGCACgccagccccagagccacagaagtgacaggCACACATTGAGCTGATGGCATCAGCTACTCTTTGTTCTAAAGCTACTTTCTCCACATTACTGTGGGTCCCAGTGACTTTACCGTTGTCATCCAtaccaaaaaataaatatccacCCTCAGTGTTTGCAAAGGCAGAGACGTATTTAGGaaagtttttttctgatgtattACAAGCTACTCTTTGTACTGCATTCCTTAAATTCAATATGGGTTGCCTGTGTGAAACCCAGGACCTCCCCAACCAGCACTTCATCTTTCTTTATAAACCTGGCCACAGTATCTTGGATGTTGTGCTCTTGGATGTTCAGAGGAGTCTCTTTTGCTCCTTTGCTCCCCCATCAAAACTCAGCTGAGCTCTCTTGGCAGTCAGTCCATTCTCTTTGTGGCACTTGACacagtttttcttcctcaggAATTCAGGAGCTTCGCTGGAAGTCACAGGATAAACCAATATGCCAGACCTATAAAACAAACCAGTGGTTAAGCTGCAGAGGTGCAACTTTGTGGCTGCACCTCCCAGCTCCGGCCCTCCACAGCTCCATGTTTTAACAAAAAGCAGCAGGTTACTCCCCTGCTGCATCCATGCAAAGTATGGATGAGCCTTGCTTCTGCCAGTGCAATCCCTGAGGCTCGTCTCTATGTCTCCACAAATGCCATGCTCCCAGAAGAAGTAATTCTTGTCCTCACTCTCCATTCTCAAAATTCCCCCTCCTGAATTCAGCAATGCACACACTGCTATGGAAAagactttttctgttttctaattGCTAGACTTCTTCTTTCTGGAACTCTTTCCAAAAAGTGTTTTCCCAATAACTACCAACACATCAGGATAGTTTGTGGTCAAATCAatcagcagctgcctctcctggctGGCAATCGTGATCCTGAAATGATATATTATTAAAACCACTTCATGATTATCATAGAATTGTTAGGGTTAGGAAACCTTTCTGAGACCATGGAGTCCAATTGGTCCCATAGCACTGCCAAGACtaccactaacccatgtccctCCCTTCGCACCACATTTACACATCTGTTAAATCCCTCCACAGGTGGTGATTCTACCACtggcctgggcagcctgtgccagagctggagAACCCTTTCACCGAAGAAACTTTTCCCTGATGTTCAACCTAAATCTCTCCTGAGAAAACTCAAGACTGTTTCCCCTCAAGCCTCTCCTTGTTCTGTGGGAGCAGAACCCAACCTCACCTTGcttgcaccctcctgtcagggagttgtgcagagcaaGAAGGTCCCccttgagcctccttttctccagactgagtCTCCCAGattcttcagctgctccttatCAAACGTGCTCCAGACCATTCCCCAGCTCCACTACCCTTCACTGGACATGCAGAGAAGGGCATACACGCAATATCGGGACCAAGAAAACTtgggaaaaaggaaacattggaaaatgaaagtgaaaattaaaataatttattacaaGGGCAGTCAGGTCTGAGCGGGCTTGGTGCGGAGGCCGCGGGTTAACGATGGGAATTGCTTGGGCgctctggcactgctctgaAGTCACGTCGAAAGCACATCCCCGCCGCCCGAAGCCGCGGCCGATTTTTCCCGGCCCCGGCGGTCCCTGAGGGCGAAGAGCCCCGCCCCGCGGGCAGAGTCCCTTGGGTGGGCGGGGGCGGCTGCGGAGCGGGCAAagccccgggccggggctgcggtAGGAGCGGCTGCGCAGGGCTGAGGGGCCGTCCCGGGCTCGTCTTCTctcccccccgcccccagcCGGCCCCTCCGGGCGCTGCTGCCGCCTCGTCTCCGGCTCGGGCCCGTCCCCCGCCGCTCCAGACAGCGTCGGCGACCGGCAGGGAGGAAAGTGTGGAGAACGGGGACCGGGCGCTGACCCAACTTCCCGAGGAATCGGGCTCCGGGCCGGCTCCGTGGGCGCCGCAGGCGGcgagtgccagcacagggctccGTTTGGCAGaaacttcccttcccttctcttcccacaCGGTCCCTCCCCACCCGGCCGACATCGTGCTCTGCATCTGTATTTCAaacagtttaattttaaaaatattctattcaGTGCTAAAATAACTTTCCACTTCCACGCGCGGCCGCGCCTCCAGCTTCACCAGGCTCGATCACGGACTCGGCGGGACATGCAGTGGCAGCGGGGGGAGAGTGGGGCTAGGGGGGCAGCGGGTATTGGGGGGCGGCAGAGCCCCAGGGCGGGAGCGCTTCCCGGGAGCTccagcaccctgctgcttcctttccCACCTCGGAGATAGCGGGTACCTAGGCCGGGGCAAGACCCTCCAGCATAGGGCAGcggctcctcctgctctgcaggctgccgGGGGACTGCAAATTCCACtcggctggagctgtgccccgAGGCAGAGCCGAGGCCGGTCAGTACCTGCCCTCTGGGAGGGGAAAGCgctcccctctctcccagcaTGAATGGCTTAAACTAGCAGCTTATTGCACAGCGTCCCAGTGGGTCCCTGCCGGCCGCTCCCTCACTGCCCCCCACACCCATCATCACCTGCTCCCACAACCGAGTGAAGACATCACCCAGAGCAGGTGGAAGGTGCCTCTCCTGTTCCCAGCACCCAGgggaagggcaggcaggggagcCACAAGCAGGCAAACAGCATCTGCCAGTGTCCTGGGgaccatggagagcagggagcccCATGGAGAACCCCCCCACACATGCAGCCCACCCAGCAGAGAGCCCCAGCTctagggcagggagcagggagagagggagccAATAAATAGAGGCAATTTTGCAGGTActggcagcagccccatccatcgggcagggcaggatggggcagggcagggcgcaCTTGATGTGAGTGGTGGGAGCCCCGACACTGGGGAAGGGGCAGGCTGGAGGGAAGCGCTGGTCCTGGGGGGCCAGGTGGCTCTGCAAGGGGCTGGCAAAGGTGCCGGGCCAGGCAGGTTAGCTCTCCGAGACTGTGTGGCACACAGAGTTCTGGTCAGCACAAAATCTCTTCAGAGGTGGCGCACCAGAGTCCTCATCCTCTTCAGTTACCTGCAAGAGCCAGAGGTCACaggcagtgacactgagctACGCACACCTAGACAAGGCTGTGTCACACTatggggacagcccaggctgtcaccCATGCACAGGCTCCAGGGTACCAGGAATGCGAACccactccagccctgcagcctgccagAATTGTCATTTTCCCACATTCCCATATCCTTCCCTCACACTCCAACACTTGATCTGAACCAAGGAATAAAGACTAAAGCTCAGGAAACCATGAGGTTCTGGGAGCTCCCGGGGGCACTTCGGGACTGCAGAGCAAGTCCATCCACCAAGATGCTTCTGCTACAAGAAGCAGCAACAATGGTCTAAGGGCCAATCTAGGTCCATGCACATTTAGAGATGGTTTGAATCCCCCTTCCCTTACCTGAGTCTCAAGGGGTACTGGCTCTTCCTTTGTGAGAGTGGGAGGCTCATCTGCCACTtctgaggaaggcagggagggctctggggagaACAGGTGGGTCAACAAAAATGCAGACCCCGCACCCAGGTCAGTGCTGACCGAGGACAGAACACCTAGCTAAAGAAGTCCCCGATGCCCTGTCAGCttccagcagtgccatggcCACCCACTGAACCACCATGTTCCCTGATAACACCCATCTGCCTCCTCCCTTCTTGGCCCAGCACCCACCTTCCAGGGTCTCCTGCCCCAGGGTAGGAGGCTGTGAGTCGTCTGTGCGGAAGTCAGACGTGTGGGCAGGACTCATGGACTCACTCTGCTGAGGACTGGGGCTGGAGTTGGGACTGCTGTCCACCTTGAGCTGGTATACATCAGACAGGGAGCTCTGGTTGCTGTTCTCATCTGCAGAAACAGCACCTGGTGAAAAAGAGCACCTTGACGcaggggcacaggcagctcagggCGGCACTGGAAGTTGGCGTCTTGCTGAGAAGGCAGAGCACGGTCAGAGAGTTAAACAGGGGATTCACTGTTCCACATCAGCCTAAGGGCTGTCAGGCACAGGACTGAGTCTTCCAGAACACAGTGGGAATCATATACACAACTAGCCATGGGAGAGGGAATGTTCCTGCCCTGGGAATGAGAATGAGCACTGCCAAATCCCACTTCTGCAGCTTGGGAGGGCCCTGGGCATCCAAGAGCAGGAATCTCCTGCTGTGTACCATGGTTTTGTTCCTCCTCTGTGAAGCAATACAAGGAATAATGCTCAGCACCAGTGAAGAAGCAGGCCTGGCACACACCTTGCCAAAGTGCAGACCTTGCAACATAACCCCACCGCATCTCCTGGGAGCGCCAGCAAATTTTCCTTAGCCACACACAGAACAGGTGCTGGGCAGATGTGTACATTACCTCAGCAGTGaaacctctcctggctgcaCCACAGTGCCTAGACCAAGAGCAAGGCCAGGGACAGCCTTTGCCCCTTCACCCTAAGGTCCATGGAAGTAACTTTTGGAAAAGCAAGCTTGGCCGCAGGTGGCTATTGGCCTCTCCCCAGCAGAGCATGGAAAGGGGGGATCAGGAAACCCCACTTCTCCAGTTGGCTGTGAAGCTTCCCACAGAAGATACCAGAAACAGCCCATTAAGACTCTCTAACAGCAAAAATGAACAGTTTGGACAGGGACAATCCAGGAGTGGATCAGCCCAACTCCACAGCTCAACTTCATTGTTCTCCACTCCATGCCAGTGCTCAGGGGCAAGCACTGCTCTTCCCCATACTGGCAGCACACAGAACCAACAATGTCCCAGCTGCTGTACAGCCTTGGAGTCTTTCCCCACGTTGAAGGGAGCTCAGCCCAGACCCACCTTGGAACTCCAGAAGGAGGGAGGAGTTGGCAGAGGTGTCAGCTGGGAAGCCATTGGGTTCTCGGGCCGTGCTGCTACTCGATTTGGATTTCTCTTTCttgaggagagaaggaaaagcacaaaCACAATGTCAGAGAAACACATGCTGCTCCAGAGGAG of Molothrus aeneus isolate 106 chromosome 20, BPBGC_Maene_1.0, whole genome shotgun sequence contains these proteins:
- the LOC136565248 gene encoding LOW QUALITY PROTEIN: ribonuclease SLFN12-like (The sequence of the model RefSeq protein was modified relative to this genomic sequence to represent the inferred CDS: deleted 1 base in 1 codon; substituted 2 bases at 2 genomic stop codons) gives rise to the protein MSSEGYQERQLLIDLTTNYPDVLVVIGKTLFGKSSRKKKSSNXKTEKVFSIAVCALLNSGGGILRMESEDKNYFFWEHGICGDIETSLRDCTGRSKAHPYFAWMQQGRAKETPLNIQEHNIQDTVARFIKKDEVLVGEVLGFTQATHIEFKECSTKSSLXYIRKKLPKYVSAFANTEGGYLFFGMDDNGKVTGTHSNVEKVALEQRVADAISSMCACHFCGSGAGVQIQMHILGVYDQAGCSQGYACAMHIEPSGCPVFDGDPESWMVLGTVREESVGNWALTKRLSSRKWMELMTAADPDK
- the BCL7B gene encoding B-cell CLL/lymphoma 7 protein family member B isoform X2; this translates as MSGRSVRAETRSRAKDDIKKVMAAIERVRRWEKKWVTVGDTSLRIFKWVPVADSKEKEKSKSSSSTAREPNGFPADTSANSSLLLEFQDENSNQSSLSDVYQLKVDSSPNSSPSPQQSESMSPAHTSDFRTDDSQPPTLGQETLEEPSLPSSEVADEPPTLTKEEPVPLETQVTEEDEDSGAPPLKRFCADQNSVCHTVSES
- the BCL7B gene encoding B-cell CLL/lymphoma 7 protein family member B isoform X1 — encoded protein: MSGRSVRAETRSRAKDDIKKVMAAIERVRRWEKKWVTVGDTSLRIFKWVPVADSKEKEKSKSSSSTAREPNGFPADTSANSSLLLEFQGAVSADENSNQSSLSDVYQLKVDSSPNSSPSPQQSESMSPAHTSDFRTDDSQPPTLGQETLEEPSLPSSEVADEPPTLTKEEPVPLETQVTEEDEDSGAPPLKRFCADQNSVCHTVSES